The following proteins are encoded in a genomic region of Nitratireductor sp. GISD-1A_MAKvit:
- the ybgF gene encoding tol-pal system protein YbgF, with protein sequence MNSPVVYCESESGMFLRTVFGGVLALPFLLAGAAFAFTPATVPDMGSAPRTGDHVILAQAGDPRVSSLEEQLRELNGRVEELNFQILQMQDQLRRMQQDNEFRFQELEKNSGSGAMPAGELPDQRTQDLPSPGGVENGTQTAAGNAPTLGEPPRSLGSVRFDANGNIVGGEAGAPVDLTQSGAIDSLGQNDQLASLPTADDPEELYRNSYEFILSGDYRTAEAGFRQHLERFPESERIADAHFWLGESLLGQDRYRDAAEVFLRASRDYPQAEKAPDMLLKLGISLAAMNQRDVACVTYNEIGQKYPNISGALKERVKQEQALAGC encoded by the coding sequence ATGAACAGCCCTGTTGTCTATTGCGAAAGCGAGAGTGGAATGTTTTTGCGAACGGTTTTCGGTGGCGTTCTGGCGTTACCCTTTCTTTTGGCGGGGGCTGCATTTGCTTTCACGCCGGCGACAGTACCAGACATGGGGTCCGCTCCGCGAACCGGAGACCATGTCATCCTTGCGCAGGCTGGCGATCCGCGTGTCAGCAGTCTGGAAGAGCAGTTGCGCGAGCTCAACGGTCGCGTCGAGGAGCTGAATTTCCAGATCCTGCAGATGCAGGATCAGCTGCGGCGCATGCAGCAGGACAACGAGTTCCGGTTCCAGGAGCTTGAGAAGAACAGCGGCTCCGGCGCAATGCCGGCCGGTGAACTTCCTGATCAACGCACGCAGGACCTGCCCAGTCCGGGTGGCGTCGAAAACGGCACGCAAACCGCAGCCGGAAATGCGCCGACCCTTGGTGAGCCGCCCCGTTCGCTGGGCAGTGTCCGGTTTGATGCCAATGGCAACATTGTGGGTGGGGAGGCCGGGGCGCCCGTCGACCTCACCCAGTCGGGCGCCATCGATTCTCTCGGGCAGAACGACCAGTTGGCTTCGCTTCCCACTGCCGACGACCCGGAAGAACTCTACAGGAACTCATACGAGTTCATTCTTTCGGGCGATTACCGCACGGCGGAAGCAGGTTTCCGTCAGCATCTGGAGCGTTTTCCAGAAAGTGAACGGATTGCCGATGCCCATTTCTGGCTGGGCGAGTCTCTTCTGGGTCAGGACCGCTATCGCGATGCGGCGGAAGTCTTCCTGCGCGCGAGCCGCGATTATCCGCAGGCGGAAAAAGCGCCCGACATGCTGCTCAAGCTCGGCATTTCGTTGGCCGCCATGAACCAGCGCGATGTCGCCTGTGTCACCTACAATGAAATCGGTCAAAAATATCCGAACATCTCCGGCGCTCTGAAGGAGCGTGTGAAACAAGAGCAGGCGCTTGCCGGCTGCTGA
- the tilS gene encoding tRNA lysidine(34) synthetase TilS has translation MPAADTVVLPDRGRLFTGYAFDQQSCVIAAVSGGGDSLALLLLLKDFLKTLPDAPRLLAVTVNHALRPEAAGEADYVARLCGTCGIDHRVVTWRGEKPATGISAAARSARLSLLATVARETGAGLVFTGHTRDDQAETVAMRAERGTGRGSAGIAPATLHEGQIWFARPLLRTGRAELRAFLTARDLRWIDDPSNDDRSYERVRTRQAMTPELTAALVEQARAAARERVALGEQAARLIDRHSSCVAPGLYRVSQAVFENGDDAALLYALRVLAAMVGGAEQLPSADRLVAVPEQLRKGICATLSRAVMVPRAGAVYFHRERRNLPSIPGAGHPFLWDGRYRLSADAGVVIAPFGTCGRDWLPAPVPSLPQTLLFSAQFAEPALWREGVCLGPARNHADGARVSVPAPWARLLPSFDIALANALKRLIGDKTVLALP, from the coding sequence TTGCCGGCTGCTGACACCGTGGTTCTGCCTGATCGCGGACGCCTCTTCACGGGGTACGCATTCGATCAACAAAGCTGCGTCATTGCAGCGGTTTCCGGCGGCGGCGATTCTCTCGCACTGCTTCTGCTTCTCAAAGATTTCCTGAAAACGCTTCCCGATGCGCCACGGCTTCTGGCTGTGACCGTCAATCATGCGCTGCGGCCGGAAGCGGCCGGCGAAGCGGACTACGTTGCCAGATTGTGTGGCACCTGCGGTATCGACCATCGCGTTGTCACCTGGCGCGGCGAAAAGCCGGCGACGGGCATATCGGCGGCAGCACGCTCGGCCAGGCTCTCGCTGCTTGCCACAGTGGCGCGGGAGACAGGTGCAGGGCTGGTGTTTACCGGGCACACACGCGACGACCAGGCCGAAACGGTGGCCATGCGCGCGGAGCGCGGAACGGGCCGCGGTTCGGCGGGCATCGCCCCCGCGACACTTCACGAGGGGCAGATCTGGTTTGCCCGTCCCCTGCTGAGAACCGGCCGGGCGGAGCTACGCGCCTTTCTCACGGCGCGCGATCTGCGCTGGATCGACGATCCGAGCAATGACGACCGCTCCTATGAGCGTGTGCGCACGCGTCAGGCGATGACGCCTGAGCTGACAGCGGCTCTTGTCGAGCAGGCACGAGCCGCGGCACGTGAACGTGTCGCGCTCGGGGAGCAGGCGGCGCGACTGATCGATCGTCATTCCAGCTGCGTTGCGCCGGGCCTGTACCGTGTTTCGCAAGCGGTCTTCGAAAACGGAGATGATGCTGCGCTGCTCTATGCGCTGCGCGTTCTGGCGGCCATGGTGGGTGGAGCTGAGCAGCTGCCATCAGCGGACCGCCTCGTGGCCGTCCCGGAACAGCTGCGCAAAGGTATTTGCGCCACTTTGTCGCGGGCAGTGATGGTTCCGCGAGCGGGCGCTGTTTATTTTCACCGCGAGCGTCGAAACCTGCCCTCCATCCCCGGCGCCGGCCACCCCTTTCTGTGGGACGGGCGTTACAGGCTTTCTGCCGATGCCGGTGTGGTGATCGCCCCGTTTGGTACCTGCGGCCGGGACTGGCTGCCTGCCCCGGTACCCTCCCTGCCCCAGACCCTTCTTTTTTCTGCGCAATTTGCAGAACCGGCTCTGTGGCGCGAGGGGGTCTGTCTCGGGCCGGCGCGAAATCACGCTGACGGTGCGAGGGTTTCAGTGCCGGCACCATGGGCGCGGCTGCTCCCCTCCTTCGATATCGCGCTGGCAAATGCTCTGAAACGGTTGATCGGCGACAAAACAGTTCTGGCTTTGCCATGA
- the ftsH gene encoding ATP-dependent zinc metalloprotease FtsH, which translates to MNPNYRNFALWAIIAVLLIALFNLFQAPQQRGATRDIAYSQFLEELSSGSIESVTITGDRITGTYTGNRTAFQTYSPGDPSLVQRLEERGVTINARPESDGSNSFLGYLISWLPMILILGVWIFFMRQMQSGSGRAMGFGKSKAKLLTEAHGRVTFQDVAGVDEAKEDLEEIVEFLRDPQKFQRLGGKIPRGVLLVGPPGTGKTLLARSVAGEANVPFFTISGSDFVEMFVGVGASRVRDMFEQAKKNAPCIIFIDEIDAVGRHRGAGLGGGNDEREQTLNQLLVEMDGFEANEGIILIAATNRPDVLDPALLRPGRFDRQVVVPNPDVAGREKILKVHVRNVPMAPNVDLKIVARGTPGFSGADLANLVNEAALMAARRNKRLVTMQEFEDAKDKVMMGAERRSHAMTQEEKELTAYHEAGHAIVALNVPKADPVHKATIIPRGRALGMVMQLPEGDRYSMSYKWMISRLAIMMGGRVAEELKFGKENITSGASSDIEQATKLARAMVTQWGFSDELGQVAYGENQEEVFLGHSVARQQNMSQETQQKIDSEVRRLIDEAYETARDILTSKKKGWIAIAEGLLEYETLSGDEIQSLLKGEKPSRDAGDDTPPSRGSAVPKTGTRSQGQKKDGDEPEGGMEPQPQG; encoded by the coding sequence ATGAATCCGAATTACAGAAACTTTGCGCTCTGGGCGATTATCGCCGTTCTGCTGATTGCGCTCTTCAACCTGTTCCAGGCGCCCCAGCAGCGCGGCGCGACGCGCGATATCGCGTATTCGCAGTTTCTGGAAGAGCTTTCTTCGGGCAGCATCGAATCGGTGACGATCACGGGTGACCGGATCACCGGCACCTATACCGGCAACCGCACCGCCTTCCAGACCTATTCGCCGGGCGATCCCTCGCTCGTGCAGCGTCTTGAAGAGCGCGGTGTCACGATCAATGCCCGGCCCGAAAGCGACGGTTCCAATTCGTTCCTCGGCTATCTGATCTCCTGGCTGCCGATGATCCTGATTTTAGGTGTGTGGATCTTCTTCATGCGCCAGATGCAGTCAGGCTCCGGTCGCGCCATGGGCTTCGGCAAGTCCAAGGCCAAGCTCCTGACCGAAGCGCATGGCCGTGTCACCTTTCAGGATGTTGCCGGCGTGGATGAGGCCAAGGAAGATCTGGAGGAGATCGTCGAGTTCCTGCGCGATCCGCAGAAATTCCAGCGCCTCGGCGGCAAGATTCCGCGCGGCGTGCTGCTCGTTGGCCCGCCCGGAACCGGCAAGACGCTTCTCGCCCGCTCGGTGGCTGGCGAGGCCAATGTCCCCTTCTTCACGATCTCCGGTTCGGACTTCGTGGAAATGTTCGTTGGTGTCGGTGCATCCCGCGTGCGCGACATGTTCGAACAGGCCAAGAAGAATGCGCCCTGCATCATCTTCATTGATGAAATCGATGCGGTTGGCCGCCATCGCGGCGCCGGTCTCGGCGGCGGCAACGACGAGCGGGAGCAGACACTCAATCAGCTTCTCGTCGAGATGGATGGCTTCGAGGCCAATGAAGGCATCATTCTGATCGCCGCCACCAACCGCCCGGACGTGCTCGATCCCGCGCTTCTGCGCCCGGGCCGTTTCGACCGGCAGGTCGTTGTGCCGAACCCGGATGTTGCCGGCCGTGAGAAAATCCTCAAGGTCCATGTGCGCAATGTCCCCATGGCACCGAATGTCGACCTGAAGATCGTGGCACGCGGCACACCCGGATTTTCCGGTGCCGATCTCGCCAATCTCGTCAACGAAGCCGCCCTGATGGCCGCGCGTCGCAACAAGCGTCTCGTCACCATGCAGGAGTTTGAAGACGCCAAGGACAAGGTCATGATGGGTGCTGAGCGCCGCTCGCATGCCATGACCCAGGAAGAAAAGGAACTGACCGCCTATCACGAGGCCGGCCACGCCATTGTCGCACTCAACGTGCCGAAAGCCGATCCGGTTCACAAGGCGACCATCATTCCGCGTGGCCGGGCGCTCGGCATGGTCATGCAGCTGCCCGAGGGCGACCGCTACTCGATGAGCTACAAGTGGATGATCTCGCGCCTCGCCATCATGATGGGTGGCCGCGTGGCCGAGGAGCTCAAGTTCGGCAAGGAGAACATCACTTCCGGCGCCTCCTCCGATATCGAGCAGGCAACCAAGCTTGCCCGTGCCATGGTCACGCAGTGGGGCTTCTCCGACGAACTCGGCCAGGTGGCATATGGAGAGAATCAGGAAGAGGTGTTCCTGGGGCATTCCGTGGCGCGTCAGCAGAACATGTCGCAGGAGACGCAGCAGAAGATCGACAGCGAAGTCCGCCGTCTGATCGATGAAGCCTATGAGACCGCCCGCGATATCCTGACCAGCAAGAAGAAGGGCTGGATCGCGATTGCCGAAGGCCTGCTCGAATACGAAACGCTTTCAGGCGATGAAATTCAGTCGCTTCTCAAGGGCGAGAAGCCATCACGGGATGCGGGCGACGATACGCCACCATCGCGCGGATCTGCTGTTCCCAAGACGGGCACCCGGTCTCAGGGACAGAAGAAGGACGGCGATGAGCCGGAAGGTGGAATGGAACCTCAGCCGCAGGGCTGA
- the glmM gene encoding phosphoglucosamine mutase — translation MAKKYFGTDGIRGRANRFPMTGEIAMKVGMAAGLAFQNGSHRHRVVLGKDTRLSGYMIENALVSGFCAAGMDVFLLGPIPTPAVAMLVRSLRADIGVMISASHNPYYDNGIKLFGPDGYKLSDKIEGRIEAMLDREVELALADNGGLGRAKRVDGVHDRYIEFAKRTLPRSMSLSGLRIVVDCANGAAYKVAPAVLWELGAEVVAINDEPNGVNINEDCGSTHPLGLAKKVHEVRADIGIALDGDADRVVIVDENGTVIDGDQIMALIAQSWHKAGKLQGGGVVATVMSNLGLERFMSDLKLDLHRVKVGDRHVVERMRANGLNVGGEQSGHVVLSDFSTTGDGLVAALQVLACIKRENRPASEVCKKFEPVPQLLKNVRIAGGKPLETAPVKSAIAEAEARLGGKGRLVIRPSGTEPLIRVMAEADDPALVESVVDDVISAIADSKNAA, via the coding sequence ATGGCAAAAAAATATTTTGGTACCGACGGGATCCGCGGAAGAGCAAACCGCTTTCCGATGACAGGCGAAATCGCCATGAAGGTTGGCATGGCCGCGGGCCTGGCCTTTCAGAATGGCAGTCACAGGCATCGGGTGGTGCTCGGCAAGGACACACGCCTTTCCGGCTACATGATCGAAAACGCGCTGGTTTCCGGCTTTTGTGCCGCCGGCATGGATGTGTTTCTGCTCGGACCCATACCCACGCCAGCCGTCGCCATGCTTGTGCGGTCTTTGCGGGCGGATATCGGGGTCATGATCTCGGCCTCGCACAATCCCTATTACGACAATGGCATCAAGCTTTTCGGTCCGGACGGCTACAAGCTTTCCGACAAGATCGAGGGCCGTATCGAGGCCATGCTCGACCGGGAAGTCGAACTCGCACTGGCGGATAATGGCGGGCTCGGGCGCGCAAAGCGTGTCGATGGCGTGCATGACCGTTACATCGAATTCGCCAAGCGCACGCTGCCGCGCTCCATGTCCCTTTCGGGTCTTCGCATTGTCGTCGACTGTGCCAATGGCGCTGCCTACAAGGTGGCTCCGGCCGTGCTGTGGGAGCTTGGCGCCGAGGTCGTGGCGATCAATGACGAACCCAATGGTGTCAACATCAACGAGGATTGCGGCTCCACCCATCCGCTCGGCCTTGCCAAGAAGGTTCATGAAGTGCGGGCCGACATCGGCATAGCGCTCGACGGCGACGCCGATCGCGTCGTGATCGTTGATGAGAACGGCACGGTGATCGATGGCGATCAGATCATGGCCCTCATTGCGCAGTCCTGGCACAAGGCCGGCAAGCTGCAGGGCGGTGGCGTTGTCGCCACGGTGATGTCCAATCTCGGCCTTGAGCGTTTCATGAGCGACCTGAAACTGGATCTTCACCGGGTAAAGGTCGGAGACCGCCATGTGGTCGAGCGCATGCGGGCCAACGGGCTAAATGTGGGTGGCGAGCAGTCCGGGCACGTGGTGCTGTCCGATTTCTCCACCACGGGCGATGGCCTTGTTGCGGCGCTCCAGGTGCTCGCCTGCATCAAGCGCGAAAACCGCCCGGCCAGTGAAGTCTGCAAAAAATTCGAGCCGGTCCCGCAGCTCCTCAAGAATGTGCGCATTGCCGGCGGCAAGCCGCTGGAGACAGCGCCGGTCAAGTCCGCCATAGCCGAGGCCGAGGCCCGGCTTGGCGGAAAGGGAAGGCTCGTCATCCGCCCTTCCGGCACGGAACCGCTCATTCGCGTGATGGCCGAGGCCGACGATCCGGCGCTCGTTGAGAGCGTGGTTGATGATGTGATCAGCGCAATCGCCGATTCCAAGAACGCGGCCTGA
- a CDS encoding outer membrane protein, with the protein MSRQSSRPPSLCRPSFSRRRPPSFGGWYIRGDVDYHWSKLRGTEYITYGTRPGSTLRGSTASFDTTDLKGAMSLGAGVGYQINRYLRTDLTADYWFKSDFTGSTSGTCSGDVACVSSDTSAYSAWLLMANAYVDLGTYHGFTPYVGAGIGGAYIMWDDLTNVTPDGTTVHEGSSNWRFAYSLMAGTSYCLTENVNLDMGYRFTRVAGGRMFEYAAGVAPGFDDGFNVHEARAGLRYQFGGNTNCAQPEVVSYDPPPFEPPVYK; encoded by the coding sequence ATGAGCCGCCAGTCATCGAGGCCCCCCAGCCTCTGCCGCCCGTCGTTCAGCCGGCGCCGGCCCCCCTCCTTCGGCGGGTGGTATATCCGCGGCGATGTCGACTATCACTGGTCGAAGCTGCGCGGCACGGAATACATCACCTATGGGACAAGGCCTGGAAGCACTCTTCGCGGCAGCACGGCCTCCTTCGATACGACCGATCTCAAGGGTGCGATGTCGCTCGGCGCAGGTGTCGGTTACCAGATCAACCGTTACCTCCGCACGGATCTGACGGCAGACTACTGGTTCAAGTCCGATTTCACCGGTTCGACTTCGGGAACGTGCTCGGGGGATGTTGCCTGCGTTTCCAGCGATACATCGGCCTACAGTGCCTGGCTTCTGATGGCCAACGCCTATGTCGATCTCGGCACCTATCATGGTTTCACGCCCTATGTCGGTGCGGGTATCGGTGGTGCCTATATCATGTGGGACGACCTGACAAACGTCACGCCCGATGGCACGACGGTTCACGAAGGTTCCAGCAATTGGCGTTTCGCCTACTCGCTGATGGCCGGTACATCCTACTGCCTGACCGAGAACGTCAATCTGGACATGGGCTACCGCTTCACACGTGTGGCCGGTGGGCGCATGTTCGAATATGCCGCAGGCGTTGCGCCGGGCTTTGACGATGGCTTCAATGTGCATGAGGCGCGTGCGGGTCTTCGCTACCAGTTCGGTGGCAACACCAACTGTGCGCAGCCAGAGGTGGTCAGCTACGATCCGCCGCCTTTCGAGCCTCCGGTCTACAAGTAA
- a CDS encoding outer membrane protein — translation MRTTTRLLASSAGLLLISIGAASAADYDPPIIIEQAPDVVPVEIGSGWYLRGDIGYSLKTKANDPFTYRTFDGSTYGSASFDSVSLSEGFSFGIGAGYSFTDWLRADVTLDRFSADFNGTTSSATECPGAPPGSACRSEDSSEVTGYSVLLNAYADLGTFVGFTPYVGAGLGYTYLRWDDLSNSSYCVGGSCGGTGLTGTTTHAGESDWRFTYALMAGVAYDLSNNMKIDLGYRYRNIDGGQMFGWDAATAGSGATGIQGSDGGLSMHEIKVGLRYELW, via the coding sequence ATGCGCACGACCACCCGTTTGCTTGCTTCTTCGGCCGGCCTGTTGCTGATTTCGATCGGCGCAGCGTCTGCGGCCGACTATGACCCGCCCATCATCATCGAACAGGCTCCCGATGTGGTGCCTGTCGAAATCGGCAGTGGTTGGTATCTGCGTGGTGATATCGGTTATTCACTAAAGACCAAAGCCAACGACCCCTTCACCTACCGCACATTCGACGGTTCGACCTATGGCTCGGCATCGTTTGACAGCGTGTCGTTGTCCGAGGGTTTCAGCTTTGGCATTGGTGCCGGTTATTCCTTCACCGACTGGCTGCGCGCGGATGTGACGCTCGACCGTTTTTCGGCGGATTTCAATGGCACGACCTCCAGCGCAACGGAATGTCCCGGTGCCCCCCCCGGATCTGCATGCCGCTCCGAGGACTCGTCCGAAGTCACCGGCTATTCCGTCCTGCTCAATGCCTATGCGGACCTGGGAACCTTTGTTGGATTCACACCTTATGTGGGCGCGGGTCTAGGCTACACCTATCTCCGCTGGGACGACCTCTCCAACAGCTCTTACTGCGTTGGCGGCAGCTGCGGCGGAACGGGTCTGACCGGTACGACCACGCATGCCGGCGAGTCGGACTGGCGCTTCACATATGCCTTGATGGCAGGTGTTGCCTACGATCTGTCGAACAACATGAAGATCGATCTCGGCTATCGCTATCGCAATATCGATGGCGGACAGATGTTCGGCTGGGACGCAGCCACTGCCGGTTCTGGTGCCACGGGCATCCAGGGATCCGATGGCGGGCTTTCCATGCACGAAATCAAGGTTGGTCTACGCTACGAGCTCTGGTGA
- a CDS encoding MFS transporter yields MAESEDRKPGPIAIVVAIGGLYVAQSVIGGITWIGLPAVMREEGLPLDLLGLLSLIALPWALKFLWAPAIERFRLPPRGRNRSGVVVLAGGGLSVLGLIIAGTLGLQSVPLIIAMLTVVAFAAATVDIAVDGFAVEALPRAQHGWANAAQVGGAYLGSALGGGLFLVLVSYLGWMKAVPLMAFFLVALGTPFLLRMQFPTRERPHTPSLAAALRRPEIRKGLLAAGVYVLAQKGGMMMLGPLLVDAGLSLETIGLVNGLAGIFIGLAAALTGGALVRRWGPRPVLILALLLQSVALGFFSLYDFFPGLPNWLLACFAVASGSAIMALGFVALYAQFMRWSDVRQGGIDFTLFQSMDAAISMLGGLTAGLVSSHFGYGTFFGLAAIVALSAAPLMAMIVDRQPATHVEPRAAEPA; encoded by the coding sequence ATGGCCGAATCCGAAGACCGGAAACCGGGTCCGATCGCCATCGTGGTGGCGATCGGCGGCCTGTATGTGGCGCAAAGCGTGATCGGCGGCATCACCTGGATCGGGCTGCCGGCAGTCATGCGTGAGGAGGGGCTCCCGCTCGACCTGCTCGGGCTGCTTTCCCTGATTGCCCTTCCCTGGGCGCTGAAATTTCTCTGGGCGCCTGCGATCGAGCGTTTTCGGCTGCCGCCACGCGGGCGCAACCGCTCTGGTGTCGTGGTCCTGGCTGGAGGCGGCCTCTCCGTTCTCGGCCTCATCATTGCCGGCACTCTGGGACTGCAGTCGGTGCCGCTTATAATCGCGATGCTCACCGTCGTCGCATTCGCCGCTGCCACGGTGGACATTGCGGTGGACGGGTTCGCGGTCGAGGCCCTTCCGCGCGCGCAGCATGGGTGGGCCAACGCTGCGCAGGTCGGCGGCGCCTATCTGGGTTCAGCCCTCGGCGGCGGGCTGTTTCTGGTCCTCGTCTCCTATCTCGGCTGGATGAAGGCAGTCCCGCTGATGGCCTTTTTCCTTGTTGCGCTCGGCACTCCCTTTCTCCTCCGGATGCAGTTTCCGACGCGAGAGCGCCCGCACACCCCCTCGCTGGCGGCCGCGCTGCGGCGACCGGAAATCCGCAAGGGGTTGCTGGCTGCCGGTGTCTATGTGTTGGCACAGAAAGGCGGGATGATGATGCTTGGTCCTCTTCTCGTCGACGCCGGCCTTTCTCTGGAAACAATCGGCCTCGTCAACGGTCTGGCCGGTATCTTCATAGGTCTGGCTGCGGCTTTGACCGGGGGTGCACTGGTTCGAAGATGGGGCCCGAGGCCCGTGCTCATTCTCGCCCTTCTCCTTCAATCCGTCGCATTGGGCTTTTTCAGCCTTTATGACTTCTTCCCGGGACTGCCCAACTGGCTTCTTGCGTGCTTTGCCGTGGCCAGTGGTTCGGCAATCATGGCCCTTGGCTTCGTGGCGCTCTACGCGCAGTTCATGCGCTGGTCTGACGTTCGCCAGGGTGGGATCGATTTCACGCTGTTCCAGTCGATGGATGCCGCCATCAGCATGCTGGGCGGACTGACAGCCGGTTTGGTCTCGAGCCATTTCGGCTATGGCACATTTTTTGGCCTTGCGGCCATCGTGGCCCTGTCGGCTGCGCCCCTCATGGCGATGATCGTGGACAGACAGCCGGCAACACACGTCGAACCCCGCGCTGCAGAACCTGCCTGA
- a CDS encoding TonB-dependent siderophore receptor: MVNLVTKRPKEETFREVELLAGTNQRFQGAFDFSGPVNESGTILYRLTGLGRVSDTEIPGYEDDKFYIAPAVTLQPDAGTKLTILGEYSKAVTGATAWYYNSSYGVLSDLYVGDPDWNDFDLRQGRIGYEFEHSLNDVVTLRQNLRFQAVDADLKYSGFYPAPPSRIWARYQEETKNFVVDNIVQFDFDTGPIEHTAVVGLDYSWSDYTAQTVRSPWSASSLERIPYTFVGSQKMHQYGIYAHDQMEWNDWTLFLSARHDWVKSDSVSASFVGSEQTDKALSGRVGLSYRTPWGLIPYVNYSTSFSPNLGFVYDYATNARAVARPTKGRQFEAGVKYELPDHNAVISAAFFNIDQTDGVVYDGTFDAAGNQRQRQLDLNSRGFELEAQASLANGFGMLASYTYMRMKIENGLPGTVGNELSSTPNHMFSIWGTYDVQDGPLAGLGVGAGLRYVGESYGDDANSFRNDARVLVDASLSYDFGAAKPEWDGLSLQVNAKNLFDTRKQICTAGNCFLDEGRQVTGSLRYRF, encoded by the coding sequence ATCGTCAATCTGGTCACCAAACGTCCAAAGGAAGAGACCTTTCGTGAGGTCGAGCTCCTGGCTGGTACAAACCAGCGCTTCCAGGGCGCTTTCGACTTCAGCGGCCCGGTCAATGAAAGCGGCACGATCCTTTATCGTCTCACGGGCCTCGGGCGCGTCTCCGACACCGAAATCCCCGGATATGAGGACGACAAGTTCTATATCGCTCCGGCGGTAACCCTGCAGCCTGATGCCGGCACGAAACTCACCATTCTCGGCGAATACTCCAAGGCCGTAACGGGCGCCACAGCCTGGTATTACAATTCCTCTTACGGCGTTTTGTCCGATCTCTATGTCGGCGATCCCGACTGGAACGATTTCGACCTCCGTCAGGGGCGTATCGGATATGAGTTCGAGCACAGTCTCAACGATGTCGTGACCCTGAGACAGAACCTGCGGTTCCAGGCAGTGGACGCAGATCTCAAATACAGCGGTTTCTACCCCGCTCCCCCGAGCCGAATATGGGCGCGCTATCAGGAAGAGACAAAAAATTTCGTCGTCGACAACATTGTGCAGTTCGACTTCGACACCGGTCCGATCGAACATACTGCGGTCGTCGGGCTCGACTATTCCTGGTCGGACTACACCGCGCAGACAGTCCGCTCGCCCTGGAGCGCCAGCTCTCTCGAAAGAATTCCCTACACGTTCGTCGGCAGTCAAAAGATGCATCAGTATGGCATCTACGCACACGATCAGATGGAGTGGAACGACTGGACGCTGTTTCTCAGTGCGCGGCATGACTGGGTGAAGTCGGACAGTGTTTCGGCTTCCTTCGTGGGGTCGGAGCAGACCGACAAGGCTCTCTCCGGGCGGGTGGGCTTATCCTACCGAACCCCGTGGGGCCTGATCCCTTATGTAAACTACTCGACGTCCTTCTCGCCCAATCTCGGTTTTGTCTACGACTATGCCACCAATGCACGTGCCGTCGCCCGGCCAACAAAGGGCAGACAGTTCGAGGCAGGTGTGAAATATGAACTGCCCGACCACAACGCCGTCATCAGCGCGGCATTCTTCAACATCGATCAGACAGACGGTGTCGTCTATGACGGCACATTCGATGCGGCGGGCAATCAGCGCCAGCGCCAGCTCGACCTCAACTCCCGCGGCTTTGAACTTGAAGCACAGGCATCTCTCGCCAACGGCTTCGGGATGCTCGCTTCATACACATACATGCGGATGAAAATCGAAAACGGCCTTCCGGGAACCGTCGGCAACGAACTGTCCTCGACGCCGAACCACATGTTCTCCATCTGGGGCACGTATGATGTGCAGGACGGGCCACTGGCCGGGCTCGGGGTCGGCGCTGGATTGCGTTACGTGGGCGAAAGCTACGGCGACGACGCCAACAGTTTCAGGAATGACGCCCGCGTGCTGGTGGACGCGTCGCTGTCCTATGATTTCGGCGCAGCAAAGCCGGAATGGGATGGGCTGAGCCTCCAGGTCAACGCGAAGAACCTGTTCGACACGCGCAAACAGATCTGCACCGCCGGCAACTGCTTTCTGGATGAAGGCCGCCAGGTGACGGGCAGCCTGCGCTACAGGTTCTAG
- a CDS encoding TonB-dependent receptor plug domain-containing protein — protein sequence MTLPGTANTVLAQEATVLQRLTVEAESDDILLQDGYIVQESRTGTKTDTPILQIPQAISVVTQDQLEKQKPRTLNESLGYIASANPNGFGFDNRYDAFTLRGFPAYSTGTFRDGLRQYNGPSAWYRTEPYGIEGLMVLKGPASSLYGVSGPRWHRQSGHQTSKGRDLS from the coding sequence ATGACGTTACCCGGAACCGCCAACACCGTTCTGGCGCAGGAGGCAACCGTGTTGCAGCGCCTTACGGTGGAGGCGGAGAGCGACGACATTCTCCTGCAGGACGGCTATATCGTTCAGGAAAGCCGCACGGGGACCAAGACCGACACACCCATTTTGCAGATCCCGCAGGCCATTTCCGTGGTCACACAGGACCAGCTGGAAAAACAGAAGCCACGCACGCTCAATGAGAGCCTCGGCTATATTGCAAGCGCCAATCCGAACGGCTTCGGCTTCGACAATCGCTATGACGCGTTCACGCTGCGCGGCTTCCCTGCCTATTCAACCGGAACATTCCGGGATGGTTTGCGGCAATACAACGGTCCTTCGGCCTGGTATCGAACCGAACCATACGGGATCGAGGGGCTCATGGTTCTGAAAGGGCCGGCTTCTTCCCTTTATGGCGTGAGCGGCCCCCGGTGGCATCGTCAATCTGGTCACCAAACGTCCAAAGGAAGAGACCTTTCGTGA